A single genomic interval of Juglans regia cultivar Chandler chromosome 1, Walnut 2.0, whole genome shotgun sequence harbors:
- the LOC109012356 gene encoding GDSL esterase/lipase At1g71691-like: MAKFRLLMLVFFMVLSVSSGQGSGRGREMVPAMFIFGDSLIDNGNNNNLPSFAKANYFPYGIDFKGGPTGRFSNGYTMVDEIAELLGLPLIPAYSEASGEQMLYGVNYASAAAGILDITGRNFVGRIPFNQQIRNFENTLDQITDRVGADEVAREIGRCIFFVGMGSNDYLNNYLMPNYPTKNQYNAQQYANLLAGQYSQQLTRLYNLGARKFVVAGLGLMGCIPSILAQSPTGTCSKEVNNLVQPFNANVKTIINNLSANLPGVRFSYIDVARMFEDIAANARTYGFIVLNRGCCGIGRNRGQITCLPFQTPCRNRNQYVFWDAFHPTAKVNIIMARKAFSGDQRFIYPRNIEQLANLDNEAK, from the exons ATGGCTAAATTTAGATTATTAATGCTGGTGTTTTTCATGGTGCTGAGTGTATCTTCGGGTCAAGGTAGTGGAAGGGGGAGAGAGATGGTGCCCGCCATGTTCATATTCGGAGACTCTCTCATTGACAATGGCAACAACAACAACCTACCTTCCTTTGCCAAGGCCAACTATTTCCCTTACGGTATTGATTTCAAGGGTGGCCCTACCGGCCGTTTCTCCAATGGCTACACTATGGTTGATGAAATAG CTGAGCTGCTTGGACTTCCATTGATTCCCGCATACTCAGAAGCTTCAGGTGAACAAATGCTTTACGGAGTCAACTATGCCTCCGCGGCTGCCGGAATCCTCGACATCACTGGCAGAAACTTT GTGGGTCGCATACCGTTCAATCAACAGATAAGAAATTTCGAGAACACGCTAGATCAGATAACAGACCGTGTCGGGGCGGATGAGGTGGCCCGGGAGATCGGTCGGTGcatattttttgttgggatgGGCAGCAATGACTACCTAAACAATTACCTCATGCCCAATTACCCAACCAAGAATCAGTATAATGCACAACAATATGCTAATCTCTTGGCCGGACAGTACTCCCAGCAACTCACT AGACTTTACAATCTTGGAGCCCGGAAATTTGTTGTAGCTGGGCTTGGGTTAATGGGCTGCATTCCAAGCATCTTGGCTCAAAGCCCAACAGGCACTTGCTCAAAAGAAGTCAACAATCTTGTTCAACCTTTTAATGCAAATGTGAAGACAATAATCAACAACCTCAGTGCCAATCTACCTGGAGTCAGATTCTCTTACATCGACGTTGCCCGCATGTTCGAAGACATCGCCGCCAATGCTAGAACTTATG GATTTATTGTCCTAAATCGTGGGTGCTGTGGCATCGGGCGAAACAGAGGACAGATTACATGTCTTCCGTTCCAAACACCATGTCGAAACCGCAACCAGTATGTATTCTGGGACGCATTCCACCCAACAGCAAAAGTTAATATAATCATGGCGAGGAAGGCTTTCAGTGGAGACCAAAGGTTCATTTATCCGAGGAACATAGAGCAGCTTGCAAATCTTGATAATGAGGCTAAGTAA